A genomic segment from Nicotiana tabacum cultivar K326 chromosome 7, ASM71507v2, whole genome shotgun sequence encodes:
- the LOC107807352 gene encoding pathogenesis-related homeodomain protein: MRPQLEDQTEMSTLGNTAVSPGKVARTTARGHNTALAGKMSENPGVEQLGDACENAVQKLNLSECQEKTPGQPRKRKSTSGTPISSTRLLRSKSKEKSGASEVNNTVVTHEANEEKKRKRRKKKHSKHIAVNEFTSIRGHLRYLLQRIKYEQTLIEAYSGEGWKGQSLEKIKLEKELERAKAHIFRYKLKIRDLFQRVDTLLAQGRLPASLFDNEGEIDSEDIFCAKCGAKDLPADNDIILCDGACERGFHQLCLEPPLLKEDIPPDDEGWLCPGCDCKVDCIDLLNDLQGTNLSITDSWEKVYPKEAAAAASGEKLDDISGLPSDDSEDDDYNPENPDVEKNDSGDESSSDESDFFSASEDLLEVPPKDDEILALPSEDSEDDDYSPDDPDKDEPAKTESSSSDFTSDSEDLGLIVDTNRLPGDELGVSSSVDNSKPSLASQEEKPKGGRAKRNSLNNELSDLMLSYSPLVSCKRHIERLDYKKLHDETYGNESSDSSDEDFEGDPLPKVREIRSAKAARTSPSSTPADTKHQSGKQKVSRHTDRGLCKQLKIGGMDTSEPHSSGKKKTYGEGAIKRLYESFKENQYPDRDAKEKLGKELGLTAHQVSKWFENARHCHRHSSRWDSIMSQKVSKESPSSPNIIGEPLGTESKSTINNVLCNGVGKVEPPKQCLNGENCHAIGKSEGDLLIRETSGKKSRKPKAKNDTTDRGLDDSPANKTSKKWNAQVDTPNSQNVRRSSRLQKQG, from the exons ATGAGACCACAGCTAGAAGATCAAACTGAGATGTCGACTCTTGGAAACACAGCAGTGTCACCTGGAAAGGTGGCAAGAACAACTGCTAGGGGCCATAACACAGCATTAGCAGGTAAAATGTCTGAAAATCCTGGTGTTGAACAATTGGGAGATGCATGTGAAAACGCTGTTCAAAAGCTTAACTTATCAGAATGTCAAGAGAAAACACCTGGTCAACCTAGAAAAAGAAAGTCTACTTCAGGAACCCCTATCAGCAGTACTAGACTTCTGCGCTCGAAGTCAAAGGAGAAATCTGGAGCTTCTGAGGTGAATAATACTGTAGTAACTCATGAAGctaatgaagaaaagaaaagaaaaaggagaaagaaaaaacaTAGCAAGCATATAGCTGTGAATGAATTCACAAGCATAAGGGGCCATCTGAGGTACTTATTACAAAGAATAAAATATGAGCAGACATTGATTGAAGCTTACTCTGGTGAAGGCTGGAAAGGACAGAG CTTAGAAAAGATAAAGCTGGAGAAGGAGCTAGAACGAGCCAAGGCTCATATTTTTCGTTACAAATTGAAAATTAGAGATTTATTCCAACGCGTTGATACTTTACTCGCTCAAGGGAGACTTCCAGCATCTTTATTTGACAATGAAGGGGAGATTGACAGTGAAGAT ATATTCTGTGCTAAGTGTGGCGCTAAGGATCTGCCGGCTGATAATGATATTATTCTCTGTGATGGCGCTTGTGAACGTGGATTTCACCAGTTGTGCTTGGAACCACCTCTGTTAAAAGAAGACA TTCCACCTGATGATGAAGGCTGGCTTTGTCCTGGCTGTGACTGCAAAGTTGACTGCATTGACTTGCTTAATGATCTTCAAGGAACAAATCTTTCCATCACTGACAGCTGGGAG AAAGTATATCCTAAGGAAGCTGCTGCCGCTGCATCCGGGGAAAAGCTGGATGATATTTCTGGACTTCCATCAGATGACTCGGAAGATGatgattacaaccctgaaaatcCAGATGTAGAAAAGAATGATTCGGGAGATGAATCCAGTTCTGATGAGTCTGATTTTTTCTCTGCATCTGAAGATTTGTTAGAAGTCCCTCCTAAAGATGATGAGATCTTGGCGCTTCCTTCTGAAGACTCAGAAGATGACGACTATAGTCCTGATGATCCAGATAAGGATGAGCCGGCTAAGACAGAAAGTTCAAGTTCTGACTTTACTTCTGACTCTGAGGATTTAGGTTTGATAGTTGATACTAATAGGCTGCCAGGTGATGAGCTAGGGGTTTCCAGTTCAGTAGATAATAGTAAGCCCAGCTTGGCTTCCCAAGAGGAAAAACCTAAAGGTGGCCGAGCTAAAAGAAATTCGTTGAACAATGAGTTGTCCGATCTTATGCTGTCTTATAGCCCTCTTGTCTCTTGCAAAAGGCACATAGAGAGGTTGGACTACAAAAAGCTGCATGAT GAAACATATGGAAATGAATCTTCTGATTCTAGTGATGAAGATTTTGAGGGTGATCCTTTACCCAAGGTGAGAGAGATCAGAAGTGCCAAAGCTGCTAGGACTTCTCCTAGTTCAACTCCAGCAGATACCAAGCATCAAAGTGGGAAGCAGAAAGTGAGTAGACATACTGATAGGGGTCTCTGCAAGCAACTCAAAATTGGAGGCATGGACACCTCTGAACCTCATTCAAGTGGTAAAAAGAAAACATATGGGGAAGGTGCCATCAAG AGGCTCTACGAATCCTTCAAGGAAAATCAGTATCCTGACCGTGACGCAAAGGAGAAGTTGGGTAAAGAATTAGGCCTAACAGCTCACCAG GTCAGTAAATGGTTTGAAAATGCTCGTCATTGCCATCGTCATTCTTCTCGCTGGGACTCAATTATGAGTCAAAAAGTGTCGAAAGAATCTCCTTCCTCACCAAATATTATTGGAGAACCACTTGGAACTGAATCTAAAAGCACCATAAACAATGTTTTGTGCAATGGGGTTGGAAAAGTGGAACCACCAAAGCAATGTCTTAACGGAGAAAACTGTCATGCAATAGGTAAGAGCGAGGGAGATTTGTTGATACGGGAGACCAGTGGGAAAAAGTCTAGAAAACCAAAAGCAAAAAATGATACCACAGATCGAGGATTGGATGACAGCCCCGCCAATAAGACTTCTAAGAAGTGGAACGCACAGGTTGATACCCCGAATTCTCAGAATGTCCGTAGAAGTAGCAGGTTGCAAAAACAAGGCTGA
- the LOC107807353 gene encoding TIP41-like protein: MEWESDERELKAAGAEVLPEGRRGLRIHGWEIESRKRSILTSLQLQQWEEELQTSHLPEMVFGDNSLVIKHVNTGTKIHFNAFDALVGWKREALPPVEVPAAEQWKFRSKPLQQVVLDYDYTFTTPYSGSETFDTNAERVRGLSNESSCSLQWEDCAEKIDLVALASKEPILFYDEIILYEDELADNGISLLTVKVRVMPSGWFLLLRFWLRVDGVLMRLRDTRLHCLFGDHMKSVILRESCWREATFQALSSKGYPSDCAAYSDPSTISERLPIIMQKTQKRSIEIPCKQ; encoded by the exons ATGGAATGGGAAAGTGATGAGAGAGAATTAAAGGCGGCGGGAGCTGAGGTTCTGCCGGAGGGACGGAGGGGACTCCGAATTCACGGCTGGGAGATTGAGTCTCGGAAGCGTTCCATTCTCACTTCTCTTCAGCTCCAAca ATGGGAAGAGGAACTCCAGACCTCTCACTTGCCAGAGATGGTATTTGGGGACAATTCTTTGGTGATTAAACATGTGAATACTGGCACAAAAATTCACTTTAACGCATTCGATGCTCTAGTTGGTTGGAAACGCGAAGCATTACCACCTGTTGAAGTTCCAGCAGCTGAACAATGGAAATTCAGAAG TAAACCTTTGCAACAGGTGGTGCTTGACTATGACTATACCTTCACGACACCTTACAGTGGAAGTGAAACTTTCGATACGAATGCTGAG CGCGTAAGAGGGTTATCAAATGAAAGCAGCTGCAGTCTTCAATGGGAGGATTGCGCGGAGAAAATTGATTTGGTTGCACTGGCATCAAAAGAACCTATTCTCTTTTATGATGAG ATCATCTTGTATGAGGATGAACTTGCTGATAATGGAATCTCACTTTTGACTGTTAAAGTG AGAGTCATGCCAAGTGGTTGGTTCCTATTGCTGCGTTTTTGG CTTAGAGTTGATGGAGTGCTTATGAGGCTAAGAGACACTcgtttacattgtttatttggaGATCATATGAAATCAGTTATTCTTCGAGAAAGCTGCTGGAGAGAAGCCACATTTCAAGCATTGTCTTCT AAAGGATATCCTTCTGACTGTGCTGCGTATAGTGATCCAAGCACTATTAGTGAAAGGCTTCCCATCATAATGCAGAAGACTCAAAAGCGCAGTATCGAAATACCATGTAAGCAATAG